A window of the Listeria swaminathanii genome harbors these coding sequences:
- the infB gene encoding translation initiation factor IF-2, with protein sequence MSKVRVYEYAKEHQVSSKKVIEALKGLGIEVANHMSTINENALRQLDNAVDGTNKKAEAPKKETTSNENGNSKGPNKPNMTNSNEKSNKPNKPAGQANKPATANKSQGAKPATNKPANTGNQTQSSGNQQQAGGQKRNNNNNSNRPGGGNPNRPGGNNRPNRGGNFNNKGRNTKKKGKLNHSTVPPTPPKPKELPEKIVFSESLTVAELAKKLYREPSELIKKLFMLGVVATINQSLDKDAIELICDDYGVQVEEEIKVDVTDLDVYFENELNEVVDESKLVERPPVVTIMGHVDHGKTTLLDSLRNTKVTLGEAGGITQHIGAYQLEIHDKKITFLDTPGHAAFTAMRARGAQITDITILVVAADDGVMPQTIEAINHAKAAGMPIIVAVNKIDKPQANPDRVMQELTEYELVPEAWGGDTIFAPISAKFGEGLENLLDMILLVSEVEELKANPDRRAIGSVIEAELDKGRGPVATLLVQDGTLNIGDPIVVGNTFGRVRAMVNDLGRRVKKVGPSTPVEITGLNDVPQAGDRFVVFEDEKTARNIGETRASRALVAQRSATNRVSLDNLFEHMKAGEMKEVNVIIKADVQGSVEALAASLRKIDVEGVNVKIIHTAVGAINESDITLAAASNAIVIGFNVRPTAQAREAAENESVDIRLHRVIYKAIDEIEAAMKGMLDPEFQEKIIGQAQVRQTINVSKVGTIAGCYVTDGKITRDSGVRIIRDGIVVFEGEIATLKRFKDDAKEVAKGYECGITVQNFNDIKEDDVIEAYVMEEIERK encoded by the coding sequence ATGAGTAAAGTTCGTGTATATGAATACGCAAAAGAACATCAAGTATCAAGCAAAAAAGTCATTGAAGCATTAAAAGGCTTAGGTATTGAAGTGGCCAACCATATGTCCACTATTAATGAAAATGCATTAAGACAATTAGATAATGCCGTTGATGGCACAAATAAAAAAGCCGAAGCACCAAAGAAAGAAACTACTAGCAACGAAAATGGAAATAGTAAGGGGCCAAACAAACCGAATATGACAAATAGTAATGAAAAGTCGAATAAACCAAATAAACCAGCAGGACAAGCTAATAAACCAGCAACTGCAAACAAAAGCCAAGGTGCAAAACCAGCAACAAACAAACCAGCAAACACAGGTAACCAAACGCAATCCAGCGGTAACCAACAACAAGCTGGTGGACAAAAACGTAACAACAATAACAACAGCAATCGTCCAGGCGGCGGCAACCCAAACCGTCCAGGCGGTAACAATCGTCCGAACCGTGGCGGCAATTTTAACAATAAAGGTCGTAACACGAAGAAAAAAGGTAAATTAAACCATAGTACAGTACCACCAACTCCGCCAAAACCAAAAGAACTTCCTGAAAAAATCGTTTTCAGCGAATCTCTAACAGTAGCGGAATTAGCGAAAAAATTATACAGAGAACCATCTGAACTTATCAAAAAATTATTTATGCTTGGCGTTGTTGCGACAATTAACCAATCATTAGATAAAGATGCAATCGAACTAATTTGTGACGACTACGGTGTACAAGTAGAAGAAGAAATTAAAGTCGATGTAACTGACTTAGATGTGTACTTTGAAAATGAACTAAATGAAGTGGTTGACGAGTCTAAACTTGTTGAACGCCCACCAGTTGTTACTATCATGGGACACGTTGACCATGGTAAAACAACATTACTAGATTCCCTTCGTAATACAAAAGTTACTTTAGGAGAAGCTGGTGGTATCACGCAACATATCGGTGCTTACCAATTAGAAATTCATGACAAAAAAATCACTTTCCTTGATACACCGGGACATGCTGCCTTTACAGCAATGCGTGCTCGTGGTGCGCAAATCACGGATATTACGATTTTAGTTGTTGCAGCAGACGATGGCGTTATGCCACAAACAATTGAAGCAATCAACCATGCGAAAGCTGCGGGAATGCCGATTATTGTTGCTGTCAACAAAATTGATAAACCACAAGCCAACCCAGACCGCGTAATGCAAGAATTAACTGAGTATGAATTAGTTCCAGAAGCATGGGGCGGCGATACCATTTTCGCACCTATCTCAGCTAAATTCGGTGAAGGTCTTGAAAACTTGTTAGATATGATTTTACTTGTTTCTGAAGTAGAAGAATTAAAAGCAAATCCAGACCGTCGTGCAATCGGTTCTGTTATCGAAGCAGAACTTGATAAAGGCCGTGGCCCAGTTGCGACTTTACTAGTACAAGACGGAACACTTAATATCGGGGACCCAATTGTTGTTGGTAACACATTTGGTCGTGTCCGTGCAATGGTCAATGATTTAGGCCGTCGTGTGAAAAAAGTGGGACCTAGTACACCAGTTGAAATCACTGGACTTAATGATGTACCGCAAGCTGGCGATCGCTTTGTTGTTTTTGAAGATGAAAAAACAGCAAGAAACATCGGGGAAACTCGTGCAAGTCGTGCGCTAGTAGCTCAACGTTCTGCAACAAATCGCGTAAGTTTAGACAACTTATTTGAACATATGAAAGCTGGCGAAATGAAAGAAGTTAACGTTATTATTAAAGCAGACGTTCAAGGTTCTGTAGAGGCTCTTGCCGCATCTCTTCGTAAAATTGATGTAGAAGGCGTTAACGTAAAAATCATTCATACTGCCGTTGGTGCAATCAATGAATCAGATATTACTTTAGCAGCAGCTTCAAATGCAATTGTTATTGGATTTAATGTTCGTCCAACAGCACAAGCGCGTGAAGCAGCAGAAAACGAAAGTGTAGATATTCGTTTACACCGTGTTATCTATAAAGCGATTGATGAAATTGAAGCAGCGATGAAAGGGATGCTTGATCCAGAATTCCAAGAAAAAATTATCGGTCAAGCGCAAGTTCGTCAAACAATCAATGTTTCTAAAGTGGGTACAATTGCCGGCTGTTACGTAACAGATGGTAAAATTACTCGTGATAGCGGCGTTCGTATTATCCGTGACGGAATTGTAGTCTTTGAAGGCGAAATTGCTACACTTAAACGCTTTAAAGATGATGCGAAAGAAGTTGCAAAAGGTTACGAATGTGGTATCACTGTACAAAACTTCAACGATATCAAAGAAGACGATGTAATTGAAGCGTACGTTATGGAAGAAATAGAAAGAAAATGA
- a CDS encoding DUF503 domain-containing protein, whose translation MIQSVISEFFMQEPQNLKEKRAILKRILTRAKQKFNISIAETDYQDLWQRAEISFAVVSSSHIQAEKEAREVLAFLDSFPEWERAETVTEKL comes from the coding sequence ATGATTCAATCAGTCATTAGTGAATTTTTCATGCAGGAGCCGCAAAACCTCAAAGAAAAACGCGCTATACTGAAACGAATTTTAACGAGAGCAAAACAAAAATTCAATATCTCCATTGCTGAAACGGATTATCAGGATTTATGGCAGCGAGCTGAAATAAGCTTTGCTGTCGTATCTTCCTCGCACATCCAAGCTGAAAAAGAAGCTAGAGAAGTACTTGCTTTTCTTGACTCTTTTCCAGAGTGGGAGCGTGCCGAGACGGTTACGGAGAAGTTATAA